A window from Nycticebus coucang isolate mNycCou1 chromosome X, mNycCou1.pri, whole genome shotgun sequence encodes these proteins:
- the LOC128578028 gene encoding S-adenosylmethionine decarboxylase proenzyme-like isoform X2: MEDAHFFKGMKKLLEVWFSRQQPDANQGSGDLRTIPEYLYTLDFPDIRVISQPDQTLEILMSELGPAVMDQFYMKDGVTAKDVTRESGIGDLIPGSVIDATLFNPCGYSMNGMKSDGTYWTIHITPEPEFSYVSFETNLSQTSYDDLNRKVMEVFKPGKSVTTLFVNQSSKCRTVLSSPQKIEGFKRLDCQSAMFNDYNFVFTSFAKKQQQQQS; encoded by the exons ATGGAAGATGCACATTTTTTCAAAGGGATGAAGAAGCTGCTGGAGGTTTGGTTCTCCAGGCAGCAACCTGACGCAAACCAAGGATCTGGGGATCTTCGCACTATCCCCGA GTACTTATATACTCTGGATTTCCCAGACATTCGAGTAATCAGTCAGCCAGATCAAACCCTGGAAATTCTGATGAGTGAGCTTGGCCCAGCAGTTATGGACCAGTTCTACATGAAAGATGGTGTTACTGCAAAGGATGTCACTCGTGAGAGTGGAATTGGTGACCTGATACCAGGGTCTGTCATCGATGCCACATTGTTCAATCCTTGTGGGTATTCAATGAATGGAATGAAATCTGATGGAACTTATTGGACTATTCACATCACTCCAGAACCAGAATTTTCTTATGTTAGCTTTGAAACAAACTTAAGTCAGACCTCCTATGATGACCTGAACAGGAAAGTTATGGAAGTCTTCAAGCCAGGAAAATCTGTAACCACCTTGTTTGTTAATCAGAGTTCTAAGTGTCGCACAGTGCTTTCTTCACCCCAGAAGATTGAAGGCTTTAAACGTCTTGATTGTCAGAGTGCTATGTTCAATgattacaattttgtttttaccaGTTTTGCTAAGAAGCAGCAACAACAGCAGAGttga
- the LOC128578028 gene encoding S-adenosylmethionine decarboxylase proenzyme-like isoform X1 yields MEDAHFFKGMKKLLEVWFSRQQPDANQGSGDLRTIPGTRSMFVSKRRFILKTCGTTLLLKALIPLLKFARDYSGFDSIQRFFYSSKNFMKPSHQGYPHRNFQEEIEFLNSIFPNGAAYCMGRMNSDCWYLYTLDFPDIRVISQPDQTLEILMSELGPAVMDQFYMKDGVTAKDVTRESGIGDLIPGSVIDATLFNPCGYSMNGMKSDGTYWTIHITPEPEFSYVSFETNLSQTSYDDLNRKVMEVFKPGKSVTTLFVNQSSKCRTVLSSPQKIEGFKRLDCQSAMFNDYNFVFTSFAKKQQQQQS; encoded by the exons ATGGAAGATGCACATTTTTTCAAAGGGATGAAGAAGCTGCTGGAGGTTTGGTTCTCCAGGCAGCAACCTGACGCAAACCAAGGATCTGGGGATCTTCGCACTATCCCCG GTACTCGTAGCATGTTTGTCTCCAAGAGACGTTTCATTTTGAAGACCTGTGGTACCACCCTCTTGCTGAAAGCACTGATTCCCCTGTTGAAGTTTGCTAGGGATTACAGTGGGTTTGACTCAATTCAAAGGTTCTTTTATTCTAGTAAGAATTTCATGAAGCCTTCTCACCAAGGGTACCCACACCGGAatttccaggaagaaatagaatttctaaatTCAATTTTCCCAAATGGAGCAGCATATTGTATGGGACGTATGAATTCTGACTGTTGGTACTTATATACTCTGGATTTCCCAGACATTCGAGTAATCAGTCAGCCAGATCAAACCCTGGAAATTCTGATGAGTGAGCTTGGCCCAGCAGTTATGGACCAGTTCTACATGAAAGATGGTGTTACTGCAAAGGATGTCACTCGTGAGAGTGGAATTGGTGACCTGATACCAGGGTCTGTCATCGATGCCACATTGTTCAATCCTTGTGGGTATTCAATGAATGGAATGAAATCTGATGGAACTTATTGGACTATTCACATCACTCCAGAACCAGAATTTTCTTATGTTAGCTTTGAAACAAACTTAAGTCAGACCTCCTATGATGACCTGAACAGGAAAGTTATGGAAGTCTTCAAGCCAGGAAAATCTGTAACCACCTTGTTTGTTAATCAGAGTTCTAAGTGTCGCACAGTGCTTTCTTCACCCCAGAAGATTGAAGGCTTTAAACGTCTTGATTGTCAGAGTGCTATGTTCAATgattacaattttgtttttaccaGTTTTGCTAAGAAGCAGCAACAACAGCAGAGttga